In Burkholderia sp. NRF60-BP8, a single window of DNA contains:
- the dnaK gene encoding molecular chaperone DnaK, translated as MGKIIGIDLGTTNSCVAIMEGNQVKVIENSEGARTTPSIIAYMDDNEVLVGAPAKRQSVTNPKNTLFAVKRLIGRRFEEKEVQKDIGLMPYSIIKADNGDAWVEAHGEKLAPPQVSAEVLRKMKKTAEDYLGEPVTEAVITVPAYFNDSQRQATKDAGRIAGLEVKRIINEPTAAALAFGLDKAEKGDRKIAVYDLGGGTFDVSIIEIADVDGEMQFEVLSTNGDTFLGGEDFDQRIIDYIIGEFKKEQGVDLSKDVLALQRLKEAAEKAKIELSSSQQTEINLPYITADASGPKHLNLKITRAKLEALVEDLVERTIEPCRIAIKDAGVKVSDIDDVILVGGQTRMPKVMDKVKEFFGKDPRRDVNPDEAVAVGAAIQGQVLSGDRKDVLLLDVTPLSLGIETLGGVMTKMISKNTTIPTKHAQVYSTADDNQSAVTIKVFQGEREMAAGNKLLGEFNLEGIPPAPRGVPQIEVTFDIDANGILHVGAKDKATGKENKITIKANSGLSEAEIDQMIKDAEANAAEDHKLRELADSRNQGDALVHSTKKALTEYGDKLDAGEKEAIEAALKSLEDVLKDTSADKAAIDAKVEELGKVSQKLGEKMYADMQAQQAGAAGAAGAAEGAAHAGGAQQAADDVVDAEFKEVKKD; from the coding sequence ATGGGAAAGATCATCGGTATTGACCTCGGCACCACGAACTCGTGCGTCGCCATCATGGAAGGCAACCAGGTCAAGGTCATCGAGAACTCGGAAGGCGCGCGCACCACGCCGTCGATCATCGCCTACATGGACGACAACGAAGTCCTCGTCGGCGCGCCGGCCAAGCGCCAGTCGGTGACCAACCCGAAGAACACGCTGTTCGCCGTGAAGCGCCTGATCGGCCGCCGTTTCGAAGAGAAGGAAGTCCAGAAGGACATCGGCCTGATGCCGTACTCGATCATCAAGGCCGACAACGGCGATGCATGGGTCGAAGCGCACGGCGAAAAGCTCGCGCCGCCGCAGGTGTCGGCCGAAGTGCTGCGCAAGATGAAGAAGACGGCGGAAGACTACCTCGGCGAGCCGGTCACGGAAGCCGTGATCACCGTGCCGGCGTACTTCAACGACAGCCAGCGCCAGGCGACCAAGGACGCCGGCCGCATCGCGGGCCTCGAAGTCAAGCGGATCATCAACGAGCCGACGGCAGCCGCGCTCGCGTTCGGCCTCGACAAGGCCGAGAAGGGTGACCGCAAGATCGCCGTGTACGACCTCGGCGGCGGCACGTTCGACGTGTCGATCATCGAGATCGCGGACGTCGACGGCGAAATGCAGTTCGAAGTGCTGTCGACCAACGGCGACACGTTCCTCGGCGGCGAAGACTTCGACCAGCGCATCATCGATTACATCATCGGCGAGTTCAAGAAGGAGCAGGGCGTCGACCTGTCGAAGGACGTGCTCGCGCTGCAGCGCCTGAAGGAAGCGGCCGAAAAGGCGAAGATCGAGCTGTCGTCGAGCCAGCAGACCGAAATCAACCTGCCGTACATCACGGCGGACGCGTCTGGCCCGAAGCACTTGAACCTGAAGATCACCCGCGCGAAGCTGGAAGCGCTGGTGGAAGACCTCGTCGAGCGCACGATCGAACCGTGCCGCATCGCGATCAAGGACGCAGGCGTCAAGGTGTCGGACATCGACGACGTGATCCTGGTCGGCGGGCAGACGCGCATGCCGAAGGTCATGGACAAGGTGAAAGAGTTCTTCGGCAAGGATCCGCGCCGCGACGTGAACCCGGACGAAGCCGTCGCGGTTGGCGCGGCGATCCAGGGCCAGGTCCTGTCGGGCGACCGCAAGGACGTGCTGCTGCTCGACGTGACCCCGCTGTCGCTCGGTATCGAGACGCTCGGCGGCGTGATGACGAAGATGATCAGCAAGAACACGACGATCCCGACGAAGCACGCGCAGGTGTACTCGACGGCGGACGACAACCAGTCGGCCGTGACGATCAAGGTGTTCCAGGGCGAACGCGAAATGGCGGCGGGCAACAAGCTGCTCGGCGAGTTCAACCTCGAAGGCATCCCGCCGGCACCGCGCGGCGTGCCGCAGATCGAAGTGACCTTCGACATCGACGCGAACGGCATCCTGCACGTCGGCGCGAAGGACAAGGCGACCGGCAAGGAAAACAAGATCACGATCAAGGCGAACTCGGGCCTGTCCGAGGCTGAAATCGACCAGATGATCAAGGACGCGGAAGCGAACGCAGCGGAAGACCACAAGCTGCGCGAGCTGGCCGATTCGCGCAACCAGGGCGACGCGCTGGTTCACAGCACGAAGAAGGCGCTGACCGAGTACGGCGACAAGCTGGACGCGGGCGAGAAGGAAGCGATCGAAGCGGCGCTGAAGTCGCTCGAGGACGTGCTGAAGGACACGTCGGCCGACAAGGCGGCGATCGACGCGAAGGTCGAGGAGCTCGGCAAGGTGTCGCAGAAGCTCGGCGAGAAGATGTACGCCGACATGCAGGCCCAGCAGGCGGGTGCGGCCGGCGCGGCCGGTGCGGCGGAAGGCGCGGCCCATGCGGGTGGTGCGCAACAGGCTGCCGACGACGTCGTCGACGCCGAGTTCAAGGAAGTGAAGAAGGACTAA
- the dnaJ gene encoding molecular chaperone DnaJ: MAKRDYYEVLGVAKNASDDEIKKAYRKLAMKYHPDRNPDSKDAEEHFKEAKEAYEMLSDGQKRAAYDQYGHAGVDPNMGGAGAQGFGGFADAFGDIFGDIFGQAAGGAARGGRGGPQVYRGADLRYSMEITLEQAAHGYDTQIRVPSWVSCEVCHGSGAKPGTKPETCPTCHGQGTVRMSQGFFSIQQTCPKCHGTGTYIPEPCAHCHGSGKVKETKTLEVKIPAGIDDGMRIRSAGNGEPGINGGPPGDLYVEIHIKPHAVFERDGDDLHCQMPIPFTTAALGGEIEVPTLAGRASFPVPEGTQSGKTFRLRGKGIKGLRSSIAGDLYVHVQVETPVKLTDHQRDLLKQFEKSLAEGGARHSPQSKSWFDRVKSFFE; encoded by the coding sequence ATGGCGAAACGGGATTACTACGAGGTTCTGGGCGTCGCGAAGAACGCGAGCGACGACGAAATCAAGAAGGCATATCGCAAGCTTGCGATGAAGTATCACCCTGACCGCAATCCGGACAGCAAGGATGCGGAAGAGCATTTCAAGGAGGCGAAGGAAGCCTATGAAATGCTGTCGGATGGTCAGAAGCGGGCCGCGTACGACCAGTACGGCCACGCGGGCGTCGATCCGAACATGGGCGGTGCGGGCGCGCAGGGCTTCGGCGGCTTCGCGGATGCATTCGGCGACATCTTCGGCGACATCTTCGGCCAGGCCGCGGGCGGCGCCGCGCGCGGCGGCCGCGGCGGCCCGCAGGTGTATCGCGGCGCCGACCTGCGCTACAGCATGGAAATCACGCTCGAGCAGGCCGCGCACGGCTACGACACGCAGATCCGCGTGCCGAGCTGGGTGTCGTGCGAAGTCTGTCACGGCTCGGGGGCGAAGCCCGGCACGAAGCCGGAAACCTGCCCGACCTGTCACGGCCAGGGCACGGTGCGCATGTCGCAGGGCTTCTTCAGCATCCAGCAGACCTGCCCGAAGTGCCACGGCACGGGCACCTACATCCCCGAGCCGTGCGCGCATTGCCACGGGTCGGGCAAGGTGAAGGAAACCAAGACGCTCGAAGTGAAGATCCCGGCCGGGATCGACGACGGGATGCGGATCCGCTCGGCCGGCAACGGCGAGCCGGGCATCAACGGCGGGCCGCCGGGCGACCTGTACGTCGAGATCCACATCAAGCCGCACGCGGTGTTCGAGCGCGACGGCGACGATCTCCACTGCCAGATGCCGATTCCGTTCACGACCGCCGCACTCGGCGGCGAGATCGAGGTGCCGACGCTGGCCGGCCGCGCGTCGTTCCCGGTGCCGGAAGGCACGCAGTCGGGCAAGACGTTCCGCCTGCGCGGCAAGGGCATCAAGGGGCTGCGTTCGAGCATCGCGGGCGATCTGTACGTGCACGTGCAGGTCGAGACGCCGGTGAAGCTGACCGATCACCAGCGCGACCTGCTCAAGCAGTTCGAGAAGTCGCTGGCCGAGGGCGGCGCGCGTCACAGCCCGCAGAGCAAGAGCTGGTTCGACCGGGTGAAGAGCTTCTTCGAGTAA
- a CDS encoding chorismate-binding protein, which produces MTEGNESASFALLDDCDSTASARSSRLYSGFVRERVCTDPAQLDAIDAALGQDLRDGLHAVVVGDYEFGRNLQRAQPGDAPLRFLLYARCERLSRDDVDAWLAQQDGGGTPSIAGVAHVAKSVSRDAFDAAIAAVHDALRAGDSYQVNYTYRLNFDVFGTPLALYRRLRARQPVRYGALIALPDGAWVVSCSPELFVEKHGDVLRARPMKGTAPRSADPREDAAAAAFLASDPKNRAENVMIVDLLRNDVSRIARTGSVKVPALFSVEPYASVWQMTSTVEAGWRDGTTFAQMLRALFPCGSITGAPKYQTMQLIDAIESTPRGLYTGAIGWLDAPKDEAASAGAAAGCGDFCLSVAIRTLTLDAVAADPAATIAARDAATVAAGRRRGTMGVGAGIVLDSVAADEYAECELKARFLTDADPGFQLFETTAATRADGIRHLDRHLARLQRSAEAFGFRFDADALRREIDARCAALDGDGAYRMKLSLAKDGTIEIVAAPLKPLPAGPVGVLLAPAHGFAPTRASDALLLHKTTRRAEYDRAWQAAEALGGFDMLFVNERGEVTEGGRSNLFVKLDGQWVTPPLTSGVLPGVMRGVLLDDRAFGAVERVVMRDDLARAQALLLTNALRGALDAVLK; this is translated from the coding sequence ATGACTGAAGGCAACGAGAGCGCGTCGTTCGCGCTCTTGGACGATTGCGACTCGACCGCGTCCGCGCGGTCGAGTCGTTTGTATTCGGGCTTCGTGCGCGAACGCGTGTGCACGGACCCGGCGCAGCTCGACGCCATCGACGCGGCGCTCGGGCAGGATCTGCGCGACGGGCTGCATGCGGTCGTCGTCGGCGATTACGAATTCGGACGCAACCTGCAACGGGCGCAGCCGGGCGATGCCCCGCTGCGCTTTTTGCTGTATGCGCGCTGCGAGCGGCTGTCGCGCGACGACGTCGACGCATGGCTCGCGCAGCAGGACGGCGGCGGCACGCCGTCGATCGCGGGCGTCGCGCACGTCGCGAAGAGCGTGTCGCGCGATGCGTTCGACGCGGCGATCGCCGCGGTGCACGACGCGCTGCGCGCGGGCGATTCGTATCAGGTCAACTACACGTACCGGCTGAATTTCGACGTATTCGGCACGCCGCTCGCGCTGTACCGGCGGCTGCGCGCGCGCCAGCCGGTGCGGTACGGCGCGCTGATCGCGCTGCCCGACGGCGCGTGGGTCGTGTCGTGCTCGCCGGAGCTGTTCGTCGAGAAGCATGGCGACGTGCTGCGCGCGCGGCCGATGAAGGGCACCGCGCCGCGCTCGGCCGACCCGCGTGAAGACGCGGCGGCGGCCGCGTTCCTCGCGAGCGACCCGAAGAACCGTGCGGAAAACGTGATGATCGTCGACTTGCTGCGCAACGACGTGTCGCGGATCGCGCGCACGGGCAGCGTCAAGGTGCCGGCGCTGTTCTCCGTCGAGCCGTATGCGTCGGTGTGGCAGATGACGTCGACGGTCGAAGCCGGCTGGCGCGACGGCACGACTTTCGCGCAGATGCTGCGCGCGCTGTTTCCTTGCGGGTCGATCACGGGCGCGCCGAAGTACCAGACGATGCAATTGATCGATGCGATCGAGTCGACGCCGCGCGGGCTGTATACCGGTGCGATCGGCTGGCTCGACGCACCGAAGGACGAGGCCGCGTCGGCAGGCGCTGCGGCCGGGTGCGGCGATTTCTGCCTGTCGGTCGCGATCCGGACGCTGACGCTCGATGCGGTCGCAGCCGACCCGGCCGCGACGATCGCCGCGCGCGACGCGGCAACGGTTGCCGCCGGCCGGCGGCGCGGCACGATGGGCGTCGGCGCGGGCATCGTGCTCGACAGCGTCGCGGCCGATGAATACGCGGAGTGCGAATTGAAAGCGCGATTCCTGACGGATGCCGACCCCGGCTTCCAGCTGTTCGAAACGACGGCCGCGACGCGGGCGGACGGAATCCGCCATCTCGATCGCCATCTCGCGCGGCTGCAACGCAGTGCGGAGGCGTTCGGGTTTCGCTTCGATGCCGACGCGTTGCGTCGCGAGATCGATGCGCGCTGCGCGGCGCTCGACGGCGACGGCGCGTACCGGATGAAGCTCTCGCTGGCGAAGGACGGCACGATCGAGATCGTCGCGGCGCCGCTCAAGCCGCTGCCGGCGGGGCCCGTCGGCGTGCTGCTGGCCCCCGCGCACGGCTTCGCGCCCACCCGCGCGAGCGATGCGCTGCTGCTGCACAAGACCACGCGCCGCGCCGAATACGACCGCGCGTGGCAGGCGGCGGAGGCGCTCGGCGGGTTCGACATGCTGTTCGTCAACGAGCGCGGCGAGGTGACGGAAGGCGGCCGCTCGAACCTGTTCGTGAAGCTCGACGGCCAGTGGGTGACGCCGCCGTTGACGAGCGGCGTGCTGCCGGGCGTGATGCGCGGCGTGTTGCTCGACGATCGCGCGTTCGGCGCGGTGGAGCGGGTCGTCATGCGCGACGATCTGGCGCGCGCGCAGGCGTTGCTGTTGACCAACGCACTGCGCGGGGCGCTCGACGCGGTGCTGAAGTGA